A window of the Bos indicus x Bos taurus breed Angus x Brahman F1 hybrid chromosome X, Bos_hybrid_MaternalHap_v2.0, whole genome shotgun sequence genome harbors these coding sequences:
- the LOC113888175 gene encoding basic proline-rich protein-like, protein MDAYHIQEIPDVFFRDTVALYEYHTQDDYQKAICRHALIITILSWSPPPALSPADPSSPPPAPSPPAALSPPASSPPVPLSPPPAPSPPADPSPPAPPPPPPLSPPSAPSPPAALSPPSAPSPPPALSPADPSSPPPAPSPPAALSPPAPSPPAPSPPAPSPPAPLSPPPAPSPPAALSPPPAGPSPPPPAPSPPADPSSPPSAPASPPAPLSPPAPLSPPAPLSPPPAPPAPAPPADPSSPPSAPAPSPADPSPPPPPAPSPPADPSSPPPPSLADPSPPAPAPSPADPSPPPPPAPSPPAPSPPPPPAPSPPAPSPADPSPPAPAPSPPADPSPPPPAPCPPADPSSPPSAPAPPPAPLSPPAPLSPPPAPSPPAPLSPPSAPSPPPAPSPPADPSPPPPAPFPPVPLSPPSASSPPPAPSPPAPLSPPPAPSPPVDPSPPAPP, encoded by the exons ATGGATGCCTATCATATTCAAGAAATCCCAGATGTTTTCTTCAGGGACACAGTTGCCCTCTATGAATATCACACCCAGGACGATTATCAGAAGGCCATTTGCAGGCATGCTCTGATCATCACTATCTTATCATGG tctcctcctcctgctctttctcctgctgatccttcttctcctcctcctgctccttctcctcctgctgctctttctcctcctgcttcttctcctcctgttcctctttctcctcctcctgctccttctcctcctgcggatccttctcctcctgctcctcctcctcctcctcctctttctcctccttctgctccttctcctcctgctgctctttctcctccttctgctccttctcctcctcctgctctttctcctgctgatccttcttctcctcctcctgctccttctcctcctgctgctctttctcctcctgctccttctcctcctgctccttctcctcctgctccttctcctcctgctcctctttctcctcctcctgctccttctcctcctgctgctctttctcctccccctgctggtccttctcctcctcctcctgctccttctcctcccgctgatccttcttctcctccttctgctcctgcttcccctcctgctcctctttctcctcctgctcctctttcccctcctgctcctctttctcctcctcctgctcctcctgctcctgctcctcctgctgatccttcttctcctccttctgctcctgctccttctcctgctgatccttctcctcctcctcctcctgctccttctcctcctgctgatccttcttctcctcctcctccttctcttgctgatccttctcctcctgctcctgctccttctcctgctgatccttctcctcctcctcctcctgctccttctcctcctgc tccttctcctcctcctcctcctgctccttctcctcctgctccttctcctgctgatccttctcctcctgctcctgctccttctcctcctgctgatccttctcctcctcctcctgctccttgtcctcctgctgatccttcttctcctccttctgctcctgctccccctcctgctcctctttctcctcctgctcctctttctcctcctcctgctccttctcctcctgctcctctttctcctccttctgctccttctcctcctcctgctccttctcctcctgctgatccttctccacctcctcctgctccttttcctcctgttcctctttcccctccttctgcttcttctcctcctcctgctccttctcctcctgctcctctttctcctcctcctgctccttctcctcctgtggatccttctcctcctgctcctcct